The following proteins come from a genomic window of Montipora foliosa isolate CH-2021 chromosome 2, ASM3666993v2, whole genome shotgun sequence:
- the LOC137990981 gene encoding uncharacterized protein isoform X1 — MEASQLCVFSLLTLGLLISTASGIELHLEYDSPLHPTVYRVIEGSLNGIQGVFRDPERSLLTKDDRFTVVIDIYSPTYSSRWKWYEFPAIFCFGDAVTSCLKSASSGSQTFRHPYLLRASSNETPIPFMVPFKDFTRIKLPNGRSPPESILVHPEFSSRNFTFHGASYDTTTGVLVGFSGSSSQNVGKLANTKFTRKSNSLFHQPLTDCYFVEWAPDGCLPGLNILMKGWDMKRLKMANPRWLKFEKFPVNRDQRFIETINIFEYGPKSYLVPRGVSIDTVAIGSVPFSHVFKSVKETIKAELHSYGIKYEEESTKTFQASAKYDSYTTLYSASSYSSAISGMEYKLFRVRFRNSFNFRASQNWDDIFKKEFFELLKSQNDAKAMDFFKEYGTHYVREAEMGGRRESLLSVSYCDLAKTDQKKADFEAKILIPYKGAHSVSASAYYQRNLSDSDRKAIISGPFTTCRGGNSLNPTVCANDSLWHPTVLQMPYPTTLVLEPFYELTSNSSMQEWLQGKYKEYLVLNLEEKELTEDLNTEAKCGTSGGVHHVNVSMFLFSGSLVFSWLLHLLALTSDFV; from the exons ATGGAGGCGTCCCAGCTGTGTGTCTTTTCCTTGCTTACCCTCGGATTGTTGATTTCGACAG CTTCAGGTATTGAACTTCATCTCGAATATGACAGCCCTCTCCACCCGACCGTGTACCGCGTGATCGAAGGCTCGCTAAATGGCATTCAGGGAGTTTTCCGTGACCCTGAAAGATCTTTGCTTACGAAGGACGACCGGTTTACTGTGGTCATAGACATCTACTCTCCAACATACTCGAGCCGTTGGAAATGGTACGAATTCCCAGCAATATTTTGCTTCGGAGATGCTGTAACCAGCTGCTTAAAATCTGCCTCAAGTGGATCTCAAACTTTCCGCCATCCGTACCTTCTAAGAGCTTCAAGCAATGAGACACCAATCCCTTTTATGGTTCCTTTCAAGGATTTCACAAGAATTAAGTTACCGAATGGAAGATCACCACCGGAATCGATACTTGTACATCCAGAATTCAGCTCACGGAATTTCACTTTTCACGGCGCCTCATACGATACTACCACTGGAGTTCTGGTGGGATTTTCCGGTTCTTCTTCACAAAATGTGGGAAAACTGGCTAACACGAAGTTTACTAGGAAGAGCAATAGCCTATTTCATCAACCCTTGACGGACTGCTATTTTGTAGAATGGGCTCCAGACGGGTGTTTGCCCGGTCTAAACATTCTAATGAAAGGATGGGACATGAAACGTTTAAAAATGGCCAATCCTCGATGGTTGAAATTTGAGAAGTTTCCAGTAAACAGGGATCAACGTTTTATAGAGACCATTAATATTTTTGAGTACGGTCCAAAGAGTTATCTCGTTCCCAGAGGGGTGTCAATTGATACCGTGGCAATTGGGTCCGTCCCTTTCTCCCATGTGTTCAAAAGCGTTAAAGAAACGATCAAGGCAGAACTTCATTCTTATGGAATCAAATACGAAGAGGAATCCACAAAGACATTTCAAGCTTCTGCAAAGTACGACAGTTACACTACACTGTACTCTGCCAGTTCCTACTCATCTGCAATATCTGGAATGGAGTACAAACTATTCCGAGTTCGCTTTCGCAACAGTTTCAATTTCAGAGCAAGCCAGAACTGGGATGATATATTTAAAAAGGAGTTTTTCGAGCTCTTGAAAAGTCAGAATGATGCAAAAGCAATGGATTTTTTCAAGGAATATGGGACCCACTATGTCCGTGAAGCCGAAATGGGAGGTCGTAGGGAGTCCCTTCTAAGCGTGTCTTATTGTGACCTTGCAAAAACTGATCAAAAGAAAGCAGATTTCGAGGCTAAAATTTTGATTCCTTACAAGGGCGCTCACAGTGTCTCAGCATCTGCTTATTATCAGCGGAACCTGAGCGACTCTGATCGTAAAGCGATCATTTCGGGTCCCTTCACAACCTGTCGAGGAGGCAATTCTCTGAATCCCACTGTTTGTGCCAATGATTCTCTGTGGCACCCGACTGTTCTGCAGATGCCGTACCCAACGACTTTGGTCTTAGAGCCATTCTATGAATTAACGAGCAACTCGTCGATGCAGGAATGGCTTCAGGGTAAGTACAAGGAGTACTTGGTCCTAAATCTGGAAGAGAAAGAACTGACAGAGGACTTAAACACAGAAGCAAAATGCGGTACTAGTGGAGGTGTTCACCATGTTAACGTTAGCATGTTTCTCTTCTCTGGCTCACTGGTGTTCTCATGGCTGTtacacttgttggctctgacgTCGGACTTCGTTTAA
- the LOC137990981 gene encoding uncharacterized protein isoform X2, with translation MEAFQLCVFSLLTLGLLISTASGIELHLEYDSPLHPTVYRVIEGSLNGIQGVFRDPERSLLTKDDRFTVVIDIYSPTYSSRWKWYEFPAIFCFGDAVTSCLKSASSGSQTFRHPYLLRASSNETPIPFMVPFKDFTRIKLPNGRSPPESILVHPEFSSRNFTFHGASYDTTTGVLVGFSGSSSQNVGKLANTKFTRKSNSLFHQPLTDCYFVEWAPDGCLPGLNILMKGWDMKRLKMANPRWLKFEKFPVNRDQRFIETINIFEYGPKSYLVPRGVSIDTVAIGSVPFSHVFKSVKETIKAELHSYGIKYEEESTKTFQASAKYDSYTTLYSASSYSSAISGMEYKLFRVRFRNSFNFRASQNWDDIFKKEFFELLKSQNDAKAMDFFKEYGTHYVREAEMGGRRESLLSVSYCDLAKTDQKKADFEAKILIPYKGAHSVSASAYYQRNLSDSDRKAIISGPFTTCRGGNSLNPTVCANDSLWHPTVLQMPYPTTLVLEPFYELTSNSSMQEWLQGKYKEYLVLNLEEKELTEDLNTEAKCGTSGGVHHVNVSMFLFSGSLVFSWLLHLLALTSDFV, from the exons ATGGAGGCGTTCCAGCTGTGTGTCTTTTCCTTGCTTACCCTCGGATTGTTGATTTCGACAG CTTCAGGTATTGAACTTCATCTCGAATATGACAGCCCTCTCCACCCGACCGTGTACCGCGTGATCGAAGGCTCGCTAAATGGCATTCAGGGAGTTTTCCGTGACCCTGAAAGATCTTTGCTTACGAAGGACGACCGGTTTACTGTGGTCATAGACATCTACTCTCCAACATACTCGAGCCGTTGGAAATGGTACGAATTCCCAGCAATATTTTGCTTCGGAGATGCTGTAACCAGCTGCTTAAAATCTGCCTCAAGTGGATCTCAAACTTTCCGCCATCCGTACCTTCTAAGAGCTTCAAGCAATGAGACACCAATCCCTTTTATGGTTCCTTTCAAGGATTTCACAAGAATTAAGTTACCGAATGGAAGATCACCACCGGAATCGATACTTGTACATCCAGAATTCAGCTCACGGAATTTCACTTTTCACGGCGCCTCATACGATACTACCACTGGAGTTCTGGTGGGATTTTCCGGTTCTTCTTCACAAAATGTGGGAAAACTGGCTAACACGAAGTTTACTAGGAAGAGCAATAGCCTATTTCATCAACCCTTGACGGACTGCTATTTTGTAGAATGGGCTCCAGACGGGTGTTTGCCCGGTCTAAACATTCTAATGAAAGGATGGGACATGAAACGTTTAAAAATGGCCAATCCTCGATGGTTGAAATTTGAGAAGTTTCCAGTAAACAGGGATCAACGTTTTATAGAGACCATTAATATTTTTGAGTACGGTCCAAAGAGTTATCTCGTTCCCAGAGGGGTGTCAATTGATACCGTGGCAATTGGGTCCGTCCCTTTCTCCCATGTGTTCAAAAGCGTTAAAGAAACGATCAAGGCAGAACTTCATTCTTATGGAATCAAATACGAAGAGGAATCCACAAAGACATTTCAAGCTTCTGCAAAGTACGACAGTTACACTACACTGTACTCTGCCAGTTCCTACTCATCTGCAATATCTGGAATGGAGTACAAACTATTCCGAGTTCGCTTTCGCAACAGTTTCAATTTCAGAGCAAGCCAGAACTGGGATGATATATTTAAAAAGGAGTTTTTCGAGCTCTTGAAAAGTCAGAATGATGCAAAAGCAATGGATTTTTTCAAGGAATATGGGACCCACTATGTCCGTGAAGCCGAAATGGGAGGTCGTAGGGAGTCCCTTCTAAGCGTGTCTTATTGTGACCTTGCAAAAACTGATCAAAAGAAAGCAGATTTCGAGGCTAAAATTTTGATTCCTTACAAGGGCGCTCACAGTGTCTCAGCATCTGCTTATTATCAGCGGAACCTGAGCGACTCTGATCGTAAAGCGATCATTTCGGGTCCCTTCACAACCTGTCGAGGAGGCAATTCTCTGAATCCCACTGTTTGTGCCAATGATTCTCTGTGGCACCCGACTGTTCTGCAGATGCCGTACCCAACGACTTTGGTCTTAGAGCCATTCTATGAATTAACGAGCAACTCGTCGATGCAGGAATGGCTTCAGGGTAAGTACAAGGAGTACTTGGTCCTAAATCTGGAAGAGAAAGAACTGACAGAGGACTTAAACACAGAAGCAAAATGCGGTACTAGTGGAGGTGTTCACCATGTTAACGTTAGCATGTTTCTCTTCTCTGGCTCACTGGTGTTCTCATGGCTGTtacacttgttggctctgacgTCGGACTTCGTTTAA